The proteins below are encoded in one region of Oncorhynchus tshawytscha isolate Ot180627B linkage group LG04, Otsh_v2.0, whole genome shotgun sequence:
- the LOC112239233 gene encoding membrane-spanning 4-domains subfamily A member 4A: MADEEAVPGAEGPLVAVTFQRTPHKKQKYLESEPKALGVTQIALSVFYISSVIVMFDNSMFMVVEDLTHVIGSVFVIIAGSLAIAAQNLHLPTLKACLGMQVVACVASVINLIFSVSDMAGHRYGYGCWIYVEVNSTDQNYSCYSITASTGHYLAELVLINTALIAISVTLSAYCCKVVNCCSPGQRMPVITVQVPPAQQ; the protein is encoded by the exons ATGGCAG ATGAAGAGGCCGTGCCTGGTGCAGAGGGTCCCCTTGTCGCAGTGACTTTTCAGAGAACTCCTCACAAAAAACAGAAGTACCTGGAGTCTGAACCCAAAGCATTGGGG gTGACTCAGATTGCCCTCAGTGTGTTCTATATCAGTTCTGTCATTGTCATGTTCGACAACAGCATGTTCATGGTGGTTGAAGATTTAACACATGTCATTGGATCAGTGTTT GTGATCATAGCTGGTAGTTTGGCCATAGCTGCACAGAATCTCCATCTTCCCACT CTGAAGGCCTGTCTAGGGATGCAGGTAGTGGCCTGTGTAGCATCAGTGATCAACTTGATCTTCTCTGTGTCAGACATGGCTGGACACAGATATGGTTATGGCTGCTGGATATACGTTGAAGTCAACAGCACCGATCAAAATTATTCTTGCTATTCAATCACT GCTTCTACTGGACATTACCTTGCTGAGTTGGTCCTGATAAATACTGCTCTCATCGCtatctctgtcacactctctgcCTACTGCTGCAAGGTGGTCAATTGCTGCTCTCCAGGACAACGAATG CCGGTGATCACAGTCCAAGTCCCTCCTGCTCAGCAATGA
- the nod2 gene encoding nucleotide-binding oligomerization domain-containing protein 2 isoform X1 translates to MSINYNPHNNSHFLLLQDYFPAVANWLKLRSYICMSARQLVLRQRAELLRALCCGGSSEGLESVLDLLLSWGMLFWEDYQNVLVPCRGLCANTRVLLDLVYTKGDETCRLLLAAFKQVLPEAQRAGLSFGNCCTADLENIRDDTKELHGTAIQTLQTDRPDLVRRLRDHIEGALEVLLHTGSFTPSDCDEVQLPVYTPSQQTRRLLDQVRSKGESAAKVLLQYFQQTEDHPSPSNQEAPPKECLSYQKKLRSTVSAQSHFLRTYGGTSSLSLEDIYTEGQLELAQGGSEAQPQTGALGLEDVVGLVGTLNQEADTVLVSGDAGSGKSTLLQRLHLLWARGVALHDFFLLFSFSCRRLSSEQRELSLRELLFLHCCWPDGDQDRIFQFILDHPHLILFTFDGLDELMQSFSDSEQRHCCPTQCAPVPTLLFNLLQGSLMKGVRKVVTSRPEAVGPTLKRYLRKEVLLKGFSPGGIDCFVRKYHRDPTVATRVLECLRSNTALLGLCHIPVFCWIVSKCYKELLGCGEGEGSPKTITDVYLMILQHFFQRRASQRNTMGIGWVQEHQDTALHLGQLAMEGLGASCYIFTGTELQKCGVTEEDICMGFLIRSKDLSSSTNCKHYEFLHITMQCFFAALYIVLNNNSDRSTIPKLFQPQNRQQQPGFHRACLGHCLTQQEGALKEANKAAETPNLQITATFVSGLLAQRHRSLLLLSCPGPTLDRKSKQVVTCLSKGMQKHFKSIPRPVEGEKKSMHAMPGFVWLIKCIHEMQDSRIARDAMAKLEVEHLKLTYCNIGPGECTALAYVLQHLRNPVGLQLDYNYVGDVGVEQLLPCLHVCHSVYLRHNNISDEGIRKLIEKGIQCERFQKIALFNNKLTDACTECFAHLLKMKQNFLSLRLGNNNITAAGAGQLAEGLRFNRSLQFLGLWGNKIGDKGAEAIANALKDSQTLVWLSLVDNGVGNAGACALAPLIKNSTLEELWLTKNCITRTGVECLILALESNTSVKAVWLKGNELSPEEVEEMTQREPRFTF, encoded by the exons atgtccattaattataatccacataataattcacatttcctgttgctgcaagattattttcctgctgtagcaaactggctcaaattaagatcctacatctgtatgagtGCCCGGCAGCTGGTCCTGAGGCAGAGAGCAGAGCTGCTGCgtgccctgtgctgtggtggCTCTTCTGAGGGTCTGGAGAGTGTATTGGACCTACTCCTGTCCTGGGGCATGCTGTTCTGGGAGGACTACCAGAATGTACTGGTACCATGCCGTGGTCTGTGTGCCAACACAAGGGTGCTACTAGATCTGGTGTACACCAAGGGAGATGAGACCTGTCGACTGCTCCTGGCTGCTTTCAAACAG GTCCTCCCTGAGGCCCAAAGAGCTGGCCTCTCTTTTGGAAACTGTTGTACTGCCGATCTAGAAAATATAAGAGATGATACAAAAGAACTACATGGTACAGCTATCCAGACcctccagacagacaggcctgatCTGGTGAGGAGGCTAAGGGACCATATTGAAGGAGCTCTGGAGGTCCTGCTGCATACGGGCAGCTTTACACCATCTGATTGCGATGAAGTGCAGCTACCTGTGTACACCCCCTCACAACAG ACAAGGCGTCTACTGGACCAGGTCAGATCAAAGGGGGAGTCTGCAGCAAAGGTCCTACTGCAATACTTTCAGCAAACAGAGGACCATCCCTCACCATCTAACCAAGAGGCTCCTCCCAAAG AGTGCTTGTCCTATCAGAAGAAGCTGCGCAGCACTGTGTCGGCCCAGTCACATTTCCTCAGAACGTATGGAGGAACCAGCAGTCTGTCTCTAGAAGACATCTACACAGAGGGTCAGCTGGAGCTTGCCCAGGGTGGCAGTGAGGCCCAGCCCCAGACTGGTGCTCTGGGGCTGGAGGACGTGGTGGGCCTGGTGGGCACCCTGAACCAGGAGGCTGACACTGTGCTAGTCTCTGGGGATGCAGGCAGTGGGAAGAGCACCCTTCTCCAGAGGCTGCACCTCCTCTGGGCCAGGGGGGTGGCTCTACATgatttcttcctcctcttctccttcagctGCCGCAGGCTGAGCTCGGAACAGAGGGAGCTGTCTCTCAGAGAGCTGCTGTTTCTGCACTGCTGCTGGCCGGACGGGGACCAGGACCGAATCTTTCAGTTCATCCTGGACCATCCGCACCTCATCCTCTTCACCTTCGACGGCCTGGACGAGCTCATGCAGAGCTTCTCAGACTCAGAGCAGAGGCACTGCTGCCCCACCCAGTGTGCCCCAGTCCCCACCCTGCTCTTCAACTTGCTGCAGGGATCCCTCATGAAGGGGGTGAGGAAG GTGGTGACCAGCCGGCCAGAGGCAGTGGGTCCCACCCTGAAGCGGTACCTTCGCAAGGAAGTCCTCTTGAAAGGCTTCTCGCCCGGCGGAATCGACTGCTTCGTGAGGAAGTATCATCGCGACCCGACGGTGGCCACCAGGGTCCTGGAGTGTCTACGAAGCAACACAGCTCTACTGGGCCTGTGTCACATCCCGGTTTTCTGCTGGATTGTGTCCAAGTGTTATAAGGAGCTGCTGggctgtggagagggagagggcagtcCCAAGACCATCACAGATGTTTACCTCATGATCCTGCAGCATTTCTTCCAGCGCCGGGCCTCTCAGAGGAACACGATGGGGATAGGATGGGTGCAGGAGCACCAGGATACTGCCCTGCATCTGGGGCAGCTAGCCATGGAGGGCCTGGGGGCCTCTTGTTACATCTTCACAGGCACAGAGCTACAGAAGTGTGGGGTGACCGAGGAAGATATCTGCATGGGGTTCCTCATCCGTAGTAaagacctctcctcctccactaacTGCAAACACTACGAGTTCCTGCACATTACCATGCAGTGCTTCTTTGCTGCTCTCTACATTGTCCTGAACAATAACTCGGACCGCTCCACCATCCCTAAGCTCTTTCAGCCGCAGAACAGGCAGCAACAGCCTGGCTTTCACAGGGCGTGTCTGGGGCACTGCTTGACCCAACAAGAAGGGGCCTTGAAGGAGGCCAATAAGGCAGCAGAGACACCCAACCTCCAGATAACAGCCACTTTTGTGTCTGGGCTCTTGGCTCAGCGCCACCGTAGCCTGCTGCTTCTCTCCTGCCCTGGGCCCACTCTGGACAGGAAGTCCAAGCAGGTGGTGACGTGCCTGTCCAAAGGCATGCAGAAGCACTTTAAATCCATCCCTCGGCCcgtggagggggagaagaagagcaTGCACGCCATGCCGGGCTTCGTGTGGCTCATCAAGTGCATCCATGAGATGCAGGACAGCAGGATCGCCAGAGACGCTATGGCTAAGCTAGAGGTGGAACACCTGAAGCTGACCTATTGTAACATAGGCCCTGGGGAGTGTACTGCACTGGCCTACGTGCTCCAGCACCTTAGGAACCCTGTGGGGCTTCAGCTAGACTACAACTATGTAGGAGATGTTGGTGTGGAGCAGCTGCTGCCTTGCCTGCATGTCTGCCACTCTGTATA CCTGAGACACAATAACATATCAGATGAGGGAATTCGTAAATTGATTGAAAAAGGCATCCAGTGTGAGCGCTTTCAGAAGATTGC GCTCTTCAACAACAAGCTAACTGATGCCTGCACAGAGTGCTTCGCTCACCTCCTGAAGATGAAACAGAATTTTCTCTCTCTAAG GCTGGGAAACAATAACATCACAGCAGCAGGGGCAGGGCAACTGGCGGAGGGACTGAGGTTCAATCGGTCACTACAGTTCTTGGG GCTTTGGGGAAATAAAATAGGTGATAAAGGTGCAGAGGCCATTGCCAATGCTCTCAAAGACAGCCAAACCTTGGTGTGGCTCAG CCTGGTAGACAATGGTGTTGGCAATGCAGGAGCATGTGCTCTTGCCCCACTCATCAAGAACAGTACGCTAGAGGAGCTGTG GTTAACCAAAAACTGCATCACAAGAACAGGTGTGGAGTGTCTAATACTGGCTCTTGAAAGCAACACTAGTGTGAAGGCAGTGTG GTTGAAAGGTAATGAGCTCAGCccagaagaggtggaggagatgacACAGCGGGAACCCAGGTTTACATTCTGA
- the nod2 gene encoding nucleotide-binding oligomerization domain-containing protein 2 isoform X2 has translation MSARQLVLRQRAELLRALCCGGSSEGLESVLDLLLSWGMLFWEDYQNVLVPCRGLCANTRVLLDLVYTKGDETCRLLLAAFKQVLPEAQRAGLSFGNCCTADLENIRDDTKELHGTAIQTLQTDRPDLVRRLRDHIEGALEVLLHTGSFTPSDCDEVQLPVYTPSQQTRRLLDQVRSKGESAAKVLLQYFQQTEDHPSPSNQEAPPKECLSYQKKLRSTVSAQSHFLRTYGGTSSLSLEDIYTEGQLELAQGGSEAQPQTGALGLEDVVGLVGTLNQEADTVLVSGDAGSGKSTLLQRLHLLWARGVALHDFFLLFSFSCRRLSSEQRELSLRELLFLHCCWPDGDQDRIFQFILDHPHLILFTFDGLDELMQSFSDSEQRHCCPTQCAPVPTLLFNLLQGSLMKGVRKVVTSRPEAVGPTLKRYLRKEVLLKGFSPGGIDCFVRKYHRDPTVATRVLECLRSNTALLGLCHIPVFCWIVSKCYKELLGCGEGEGSPKTITDVYLMILQHFFQRRASQRNTMGIGWVQEHQDTALHLGQLAMEGLGASCYIFTGTELQKCGVTEEDICMGFLIRSKDLSSSTNCKHYEFLHITMQCFFAALYIVLNNNSDRSTIPKLFQPQNRQQQPGFHRACLGHCLTQQEGALKEANKAAETPNLQITATFVSGLLAQRHRSLLLLSCPGPTLDRKSKQVVTCLSKGMQKHFKSIPRPVEGEKKSMHAMPGFVWLIKCIHEMQDSRIARDAMAKLEVEHLKLTYCNIGPGECTALAYVLQHLRNPVGLQLDYNYVGDVGVEQLLPCLHVCHSVYLRHNNISDEGIRKLIEKGIQCERFQKIALFNNKLTDACTECFAHLLKMKQNFLSLRLGNNNITAAGAGQLAEGLRFNRSLQFLGLWGNKIGDKGAEAIANALKDSQTLVWLSLVDNGVGNAGACALAPLIKNSTLEELWLTKNCITRTGVECLILALESNTSVKAVWLKGNELSPEEVEEMTQREPRFTF, from the exons atgagtGCCCGGCAGCTGGTCCTGAGGCAGAGAGCAGAGCTGCTGCgtgccctgtgctgtggtggCTCTTCTGAGGGTCTGGAGAGTGTATTGGACCTACTCCTGTCCTGGGGCATGCTGTTCTGGGAGGACTACCAGAATGTACTGGTACCATGCCGTGGTCTGTGTGCCAACACAAGGGTGCTACTAGATCTGGTGTACACCAAGGGAGATGAGACCTGTCGACTGCTCCTGGCTGCTTTCAAACAG GTCCTCCCTGAGGCCCAAAGAGCTGGCCTCTCTTTTGGAAACTGTTGTACTGCCGATCTAGAAAATATAAGAGATGATACAAAAGAACTACATGGTACAGCTATCCAGACcctccagacagacaggcctgatCTGGTGAGGAGGCTAAGGGACCATATTGAAGGAGCTCTGGAGGTCCTGCTGCATACGGGCAGCTTTACACCATCTGATTGCGATGAAGTGCAGCTACCTGTGTACACCCCCTCACAACAG ACAAGGCGTCTACTGGACCAGGTCAGATCAAAGGGGGAGTCTGCAGCAAAGGTCCTACTGCAATACTTTCAGCAAACAGAGGACCATCCCTCACCATCTAACCAAGAGGCTCCTCCCAAAG AGTGCTTGTCCTATCAGAAGAAGCTGCGCAGCACTGTGTCGGCCCAGTCACATTTCCTCAGAACGTATGGAGGAACCAGCAGTCTGTCTCTAGAAGACATCTACACAGAGGGTCAGCTGGAGCTTGCCCAGGGTGGCAGTGAGGCCCAGCCCCAGACTGGTGCTCTGGGGCTGGAGGACGTGGTGGGCCTGGTGGGCACCCTGAACCAGGAGGCTGACACTGTGCTAGTCTCTGGGGATGCAGGCAGTGGGAAGAGCACCCTTCTCCAGAGGCTGCACCTCCTCTGGGCCAGGGGGGTGGCTCTACATgatttcttcctcctcttctccttcagctGCCGCAGGCTGAGCTCGGAACAGAGGGAGCTGTCTCTCAGAGAGCTGCTGTTTCTGCACTGCTGCTGGCCGGACGGGGACCAGGACCGAATCTTTCAGTTCATCCTGGACCATCCGCACCTCATCCTCTTCACCTTCGACGGCCTGGACGAGCTCATGCAGAGCTTCTCAGACTCAGAGCAGAGGCACTGCTGCCCCACCCAGTGTGCCCCAGTCCCCACCCTGCTCTTCAACTTGCTGCAGGGATCCCTCATGAAGGGGGTGAGGAAG GTGGTGACCAGCCGGCCAGAGGCAGTGGGTCCCACCCTGAAGCGGTACCTTCGCAAGGAAGTCCTCTTGAAAGGCTTCTCGCCCGGCGGAATCGACTGCTTCGTGAGGAAGTATCATCGCGACCCGACGGTGGCCACCAGGGTCCTGGAGTGTCTACGAAGCAACACAGCTCTACTGGGCCTGTGTCACATCCCGGTTTTCTGCTGGATTGTGTCCAAGTGTTATAAGGAGCTGCTGggctgtggagagggagagggcagtcCCAAGACCATCACAGATGTTTACCTCATGATCCTGCAGCATTTCTTCCAGCGCCGGGCCTCTCAGAGGAACACGATGGGGATAGGATGGGTGCAGGAGCACCAGGATACTGCCCTGCATCTGGGGCAGCTAGCCATGGAGGGCCTGGGGGCCTCTTGTTACATCTTCACAGGCACAGAGCTACAGAAGTGTGGGGTGACCGAGGAAGATATCTGCATGGGGTTCCTCATCCGTAGTAaagacctctcctcctccactaacTGCAAACACTACGAGTTCCTGCACATTACCATGCAGTGCTTCTTTGCTGCTCTCTACATTGTCCTGAACAATAACTCGGACCGCTCCACCATCCCTAAGCTCTTTCAGCCGCAGAACAGGCAGCAACAGCCTGGCTTTCACAGGGCGTGTCTGGGGCACTGCTTGACCCAACAAGAAGGGGCCTTGAAGGAGGCCAATAAGGCAGCAGAGACACCCAACCTCCAGATAACAGCCACTTTTGTGTCTGGGCTCTTGGCTCAGCGCCACCGTAGCCTGCTGCTTCTCTCCTGCCCTGGGCCCACTCTGGACAGGAAGTCCAAGCAGGTGGTGACGTGCCTGTCCAAAGGCATGCAGAAGCACTTTAAATCCATCCCTCGGCCcgtggagggggagaagaagagcaTGCACGCCATGCCGGGCTTCGTGTGGCTCATCAAGTGCATCCATGAGATGCAGGACAGCAGGATCGCCAGAGACGCTATGGCTAAGCTAGAGGTGGAACACCTGAAGCTGACCTATTGTAACATAGGCCCTGGGGAGTGTACTGCACTGGCCTACGTGCTCCAGCACCTTAGGAACCCTGTGGGGCTTCAGCTAGACTACAACTATGTAGGAGATGTTGGTGTGGAGCAGCTGCTGCCTTGCCTGCATGTCTGCCACTCTGTATA CCTGAGACACAATAACATATCAGATGAGGGAATTCGTAAATTGATTGAAAAAGGCATCCAGTGTGAGCGCTTTCAGAAGATTGC GCTCTTCAACAACAAGCTAACTGATGCCTGCACAGAGTGCTTCGCTCACCTCCTGAAGATGAAACAGAATTTTCTCTCTCTAAG GCTGGGAAACAATAACATCACAGCAGCAGGGGCAGGGCAACTGGCGGAGGGACTGAGGTTCAATCGGTCACTACAGTTCTTGGG GCTTTGGGGAAATAAAATAGGTGATAAAGGTGCAGAGGCCATTGCCAATGCTCTCAAAGACAGCCAAACCTTGGTGTGGCTCAG CCTGGTAGACAATGGTGTTGGCAATGCAGGAGCATGTGCTCTTGCCCCACTCATCAAGAACAGTACGCTAGAGGAGCTGTG GTTAACCAAAAACTGCATCACAAGAACAGGTGTGGAGTGTCTAATACTGGCTCTTGAAAGCAACACTAGTGTGAAGGCAGTGTG GTTGAAAGGTAATGAGCTCAGCccagaagaggtggaggagatgacACAGCGGGAACCCAGGTTTACATTCTGA